GACCGGCAGAGGCTGGCCCCGGACAGTGCTGATGGTGGCGAGCCACGCGCTGAGCGATTTCTATGCGACGATCTTCACGCCGCTGGTCGAGACGTTCCGGGCCGGCCTGGGCCTCAGCGTGGTGGGCGTGTCGGTGATCGGGGCGCTCCTGGGTATCTTCGGCTCCATGATGCAGCCCCTGATGGGCGTCTGGAGCGACCGGGCCGACCGCGGCCGTCTGGCGGCGGCAGGGCTGCTCGTGTCGGCGGTGTTCTTCGGCCTGATCGGCCTGGCGCCGAACGTGGCGGCCCTCGCCTTGCTGCTCGCGGCCGGCGCACTTGGGGTGGCCATGTTCCATCCCAGCGCGGCCGTGTTGACGGTGCGCGACGAGCGGCGGCGGAGCATGGCCATGGGGCTGTTCATGACGGGCGGGGGGGTGGGGCTGGCCCTGGCCCCCTGGGTGGCCACGCGCATCGTGGGGCACCTGGGCCTCGCCTGGCTGTGGCTGATCGCGCTGCCCGGCGCCGGCGTGGCGGCCTGGCTGTATCTGGCCATGCGCGACGACGCCCGCGGGACGGCGGCGGGGCGCTGGATGAACTGGCGCGCCCTGTTTGCGGCCGGCACGGGCGCCGCCTGGGCGCTCTTCGCGATGGCGCTGGCCCGGTCGCTCGCGATCACCGCCTTCGCCTTCTACGCCTCGGTGCTCGGCAAGGAGCGCGGCTGGGGCCTCGCCGCCTCCGGCGATGCGCTCTCGTGGTTCCTCGGGTGCGGGGTCGTCGGCAGCCTGGCCGGCGGGCATCTGGCCGACCGGACCGATCGCCGGCTCCTGATGGCCGCCTCGTGCCTCTTGGCCGCGCCGTTCTTCTTCGTGTACGCGTCGTCGCGG
This sequence is a window from Planctomycetota bacterium. Protein-coding genes within it:
- a CDS encoding MFS transporter, which encodes MVASHALSDFYATIFTPLVETFRAGLGLSVVGVSVIGALLGIFGSMMQPLMGVWSDRADRGRLAAAGLLVSAVFFGLIGLAPNVAALALLLAAGALGVAMFHPSAAVLTVRDERRRSMAMGLFMTGGGVGLALAPWVATRIVGHLGLAWLWLIALPGAGVAAWLYLAMRDDARGTAAGRWMNWRALFAAGTGAAWALFAMALARSLAITAFAFYASVLGKERGWGLAASGDALSWFLGCGVVGSLAGGHLADRTDRRLLMAASCLLAAPFFFVYASSRGALSVPAFAMAGLVYAVANPVNVAFAQELYPRNASLMSGVMMGMAWGVANLLLMAVGAAAEAWGVERALQGVSVLAGGAAVFLAFVPARAAGASG